Proteins from a genomic interval of Borrelia puertoricensis:
- a CDS encoding DUF685 domain-containing protein: protein MSTDERLLMDENEFIQIKDLNRVNDIKNSDLLLLDDGVASCNAITYENFLQKTKDKTFKGEGLSYFKEVIKDTIATELAENSEFTDKLYSKLLSKLMNNDSSYKSNLSSYIRSDLTSNMSSYSHFSSSDKFVTISSYNTI from the coding sequence TTGTCAACAGATGAGAGACTTTTAATGGACGAGAATGAATTTATACAAATTAAAGATTTAAATAGGGTAAATGATATAAAAAATAGTGATTTACTTTTATTAGATGATGGTGTTGCAAGTTGTAATGCAATTACTTATGAAAACTTCCTTCAAAAGACTAAAGATAAAACGTTTAAAGGAGAAGGATTATCTTATTTTAAGGAAGTAATTAAAGACACTATTGCAACAGAACTTGCTGAGAATAGTGAATTTACAGATAAACTTTACTCTAAACTACTAAGCAAACTTATGAATAATGACTCAAGTTATAAGAGTAATTTATCTAGCTATATCAGAAGTGATCTTACAAGTAATATGAGTTCTTATTCGCATTTCTCTAGTTCAGACAAATTTGTTACTATATCAAGTTATAACACTATTTAG
- a CDS encoding DUF276 domain-containing protein (DUF276 is restricted to Borreliella and related spirochetes.), translated as MSIAFDNNFGILKQNISQIINTKREYLKQTHGIVIKDDPSSIYNIIAASLATVEEQIINELNIFMDKLKPQGEYWKAIESHISVKSTTHEALRNAILNLPNVKYVNIVSTAGKANIYLIVNDTILNDSKNTIKDSTFKANLWEVLYSTIPSGTILEGDIDIDGINSHNQVKSYKVSLGKTKYIYLKVKYKLDLKNHIYLNIDMQIREIYRRIINNNYSDMGISFEYQDFTAPVNEIKGIQELKINACIKDNPETSISNISASDFKENQDIEISPSEILNFSLTERLLIDIQT; from the coding sequence ATGAGTATTGCTTTTGATAATAATTTCGGCATTCTAAAACAAAATATCTCACAAATAATTAACACAAAGAGAGAATATTTAAAACAAACACACGGTATTGTGATAAAAGATGACCCATCATCCATTTACAACATCATAGCTGCTTCTCTTGCTACAGTTGAGGAACAAATAATTAATGAACTTAACATTTTTATGGATAAACTTAAACCACAAGGTGAGTATTGGAAGGCTATAGAGTCTCATATAAGTGTTAAAAGCACCACTCATGAAGCATTAAGAAATGCTATACTGAACTTACCGAATGTAAAATACGTTAACATTGTAAGCACAGCAGGAAAAGCTAATATTTATCTTATTGTTAATGATACCATCTTAAACGACTCTAAGAACACAATTAAAGATTCTACATTCAAAGCAAACCTTTGGGAAGTACTTTATAGCACTATTCCTAGTGGAACTATCTTAGAAGGTGATATTGATATTGATGGAATAAATAGCCACAATCAAGTTAAATCTTATAAAGTTTCTCTAGGAAAGACTAAATATATCTATCTTAAAGTAAAATACAAACTTGACCTTAAAAATCACATTTATCTCAATATCGACATGCAAATAAGAGAAATATACAGGAGAATTATCAATAATAATTACTCTGACATGGGAATTAGTTTTGAATATCAAGATTTTACTGCTCCGGTTAATGAGATAAAAGGCATTCAAGAACTTAAAATTAATGCCTGCATTAAAGACAATCCTGAGACAAGTATAAGTAACATTAGCGCAAGTGATTTTAAAGAGAATCAAGATATTGAAATCAGTCCATCAGAAATACTTAACTTCAGTCTCACTGAGAGACTACTTATTGATATTCAAACTTAA
- a CDS encoding DUF777 family protein: MNFNYEIYRMNQSMSGSALTQEESKEWIANNICISKIGIIKSFNSDTQEGIVEIDEYKGLEIHTRNISNINLSLHKDDRVVLLQSNINLFNTDDNIYFDKHHFYILSAIDPKHLKIYAKHKLDIRNEITSLKDILEAIVNAINNLRIIGNSSIDYSSLSYYTSKINSKINNLFN, translated from the coding sequence ATGAATTTTAATTATGAAATTTATAGAATGAATCAGAGCATGTCTGGTTCTGCTTTAACTCAAGAAGAGAGCAAAGAATGGATAGCTAACAATATATGCATATCAAAAATAGGAATTATAAAATCATTTAACAGCGATACTCAAGAAGGTATTGTAGAAATTGACGAATATAAAGGACTTGAGATTCACACTCGTAATATATCAAATATCAATCTAAGTCTTCACAAAGATGACAGAGTAGTACTTCTTCAATCAAACATTAATCTATTTAATACAGATGACAATATATATTTTGATAAACATCATTTTTATATATTAAGTGCAATTGACCCTAAGCATCTTAAAATATATGCTAAACATAAGTTGGATATACGTAATGAGATAACTAGTCTTAAAGACATCTTAGAGGCAATAGTAAATGCTATTAATAACTTAAGAATTATAGGAAATTCAAGCATTGATTACTCTTCTCTCTCTTACTATACATCAAAAATAAATAGCAAAATTAATAATTTATTTAATTAG
- a CDS encoding BlyB family putative holin accessory protein yields the protein MTLDISSLNTALNAIETLFSTLSNFEDGSFNVNAHKIFMLLNEVYTEYRIIFTKNMERLENALTPQIQEALTPINNKIQEFIEKVNNNPENMRLPKWEGTKESYSKEL from the coding sequence ATGACTCTTGACATTAGTTCATTAAATACTGCTTTAAATGCAATAGAAACATTATTTAGTACACTGTCTAATTTTGAAGATGGCTCTTTTAACGTGAATGCTCATAAAATATTTATGCTACTTAATGAAGTTTACACAGAATACAGAATTATTTTCACTAAAAACATGGAAAGATTAGAGAATGCATTAACGCCCCAAATCCAAGAAGCATTAACTCCTATTAATAACAAAATACAAGAATTTATAGAAAAGGTTAATAATAATCCTGAAAACATGAGATTGCCAAAATGGGAAGGAACAAAAGAATCATATTCAAAGGAGTTATAA
- a CDS encoding DUF735 family protein, with amino-acid sequence MSIPGFLHKTQIEKFIRSELDYANKILAEIKSSKF; translated from the coding sequence TTGAGCATACCAGGTTTTCTTCATAAAACACAAATAGAAAAATTTATACGTTCAGAATTAGATTATGCAAATAAAATACTTGCTGAAATTAAGAGCTCTAAATTCTAA
- a CDS encoding BlyA family holin, whose protein sequence is MDHFTLTKLSEISELLININEIKLIVIATFILGIGLIFKPVIKDIISLLATKFKRKHKGKD, encoded by the coding sequence ATGGATCATTTCACTTTAACTAAATTGTCTGAAATATCAGAACTTTTAATTAATATCAATGAAATTAAATTAATTGTCATTGCCACTTTTATTTTAGGTATAGGACTTATCTTTAAACCGGTAATTAAAGATATCATAAGTTTATTAGCAACTAAATTTAAAAGAAAGCATAAAGGAAAGGATTAA
- a CDS encoding DUF693 family protein, whose translation MILLKYDFKIEFYSTTSSNKNITGDATPESSPKIIINTQHGIYVDISISNVYSSYNFVRAKQAKLVLWNLHLDFNNHIHEGDIVKIYYKKFAHEDSFTFIMAGYLGVPMSSDYPSGDFSIELELHLASKSNFFNRELETKQFKGMTVQDAINFAFPGRNIINMSTNDRLKIIEEHIYARTPKEFIEKLSKKYIQNVIADVGNGVDLVECNLIFTNHQLTGPDAHYESLEDYGLEFIPKQEITIGTTLNIRLIYWRAKLTYTHKLKVGDRVSFRDSLGNIIKSTICETSASLSNSGECSLTLKLYDDINHLKMK comes from the coding sequence GTGATATTACTTAAATATGATTTTAAGATTGAATTTTACTCTACTACTAGCTCAAATAAAAATATTACTGGTGATGCAACACCAGAATCTTCTCCTAAAATCATTATCAACACACAACATGGCATTTATGTTGATATCTCAATATCTAATGTTTATTCAAGTTACAATTTTGTAAGGGCAAAACAAGCCAAACTTGTTCTTTGGAATTTACACCTCGATTTCAACAATCATATACATGAAGGAGATATTGTAAAGATATACTATAAAAAATTTGCTCATGAAGACTCATTTACATTTATCATGGCAGGTTATCTGGGAGTCCCAATGAGCAGTGACTATCCTAGTGGTGATTTTAGCATAGAGCTTGAACTTCATTTAGCATCAAAGAGTAATTTCTTTAACCGAGAACTTGAAACAAAACAATTTAAAGGAATGACGGTCCAGGACGCTATAAACTTTGCCTTTCCGGGTAGAAATATAATCAATATGAGCACTAATGACAGACTTAAAATCATAGAAGAGCATATTTATGCTAGAACTCCAAAAGAATTTATAGAAAAATTATCTAAAAAATATATACAAAATGTTATTGCTGATGTTGGTAATGGAGTTGATTTGGTTGAATGTAATCTCATATTCACAAATCATCAATTAACCGGTCCTGATGCTCATTATGAGTCACTTGAAGATTATGGTCTTGAATTTATCCCAAAGCAAGAAATTACTATAGGCACTACTCTTAATATAAGACTTATATATTGGAGAGCAAAGCTTACTTATACTCATAAATTAAAAGTTGGTGACAGAGTATCATTTAGAGATTCTTTGGGGAATATAATAAAGAGCACGATTTGTGAAACTAGTGCTTCTCTAAGCAATTCTGGTGAGTGTTCACTTACCTTAAAGCTTTATGATGACATTAATCATCTAAAAATGAAATAA
- a CDS encoding DUF735 family protein — protein MLKLRALNSNFSGIIASNYLSSHFIAVWLSNVFKTFHYKSRPLKELASNIDSVIFALRHIGTDESFIRLFKAFLNVDIEITTPEAGVISIKLLGSIKTNFISYITPSTAVGVKPKRIRLRQSKQGYEDKYKTLAFNFIPKGYSHSIYAFIKGMIPIGRKLKIIDNQNIEVVSFN, from the coding sequence TTGCTGAAATTAAGAGCTCTAAATTCTAATTTCTCTGGTATTATTGCTAGTAACTATCTATCTTCTCATTTTATTGCTGTCTGGTTATCAAACGTATTTAAAACTTTTCACTATAAAAGTCGCCCATTAAAAGAGCTTGCAAGCAATATTGACAGCGTCATTTTTGCTTTAAGACATATTGGTACTGATGAGTCATTTATTAGATTATTTAAAGCTTTTCTTAATGTTGATATTGAAATTACAACACCAGAAGCTGGAGTTATTAGTATTAAATTACTTGGAAGTATAAAAACTAATTTTATATCATATATTACTCCTAGTACTGCTGTTGGAGTAAAACCCAAACGTATACGCTTACGTCAATCAAAACAAGGATACGAAGATAAATATAAAACACTAGCATTCAATTTTATTCCTAAAGGATATTCTCATTCAATTTATGCTTTTATTAAAGGCATGATTCCTATAGGAAGAAAACTTAAAATTATTGACAATCAAAATATAGAAGTTGTTTCTTTTAACTAA